One window of the Phycodurus eques isolate BA_2022a chromosome 7, UOR_Pequ_1.1, whole genome shotgun sequence genome contains the following:
- the atf5b gene encoding uncharacterized protein atf5b, protein MAASILRRKIHLISTGGLHVLPLRQASPSQLRPTTGAEPVERQRLIGDGHSDWMTEKVDLSSFVSTTESSPSSSLPPSPLEQDVKVPSDLEVMTSLLQEELAQLEDYFRSESTGTASKLEKSSKCDKGAQAMGSQSYYQLPYGSYGTSQSDSSPVVVTLATGELDLASFCGGPMGRSKIARPAPYNYHHRYHHNSGRRIISEAVKVGEEVGLDTWGSKGSYSGSTEFSVNHYSTLKTVSKNSLGGIKKVRECALSLKEEESYCFSEGMFCSEEIARSFCLGGSYDGHHKREGQLMHNVKVNVSYDSAGLEVLHCSKDGGLSGSIPQETMMAADGYFHQSMAGTEPYHSFIGELDQQSQAVEPQHGHYLYPECLADQSYQCLSRGEGEGTLLGAPIHRPTQRLKDDPCSIKSTLMVSGASLDLNTGERKQKKRDQNKTAAHRYRLRKRAELDSLEEELHGLEGQNRELRDKAESVEREIQYVKDLLIEVYKARSQRLKQDGSA, encoded by the exons ATGGCGGCATCGATCCTTCGCAGGAAAATTCACCTCATTTCCACAGGCGGGCTCCACGTTCTCCCTCTCCGACAGGCTAGCCCCAGCCAATTGCGGCCCACGACGGGGGCGGAGCCAGTGGAAAGGCAGCGCTTAATTG GTGATGGTCACTCTGATTGGATGACGGAAAAAGTTGATTTATCTTCATTCGTGTCAACCACCGAGTCGTCTCCCAGCTCATCCCTTCCACCCTCACCATTAGAACAAGATGTCAAGGTGCCCTCAGACCTGGAGGTCATGACCTCTCTATTGCAGGAGGAGCTAGCTCAGCTGGAGGACTATTTCCGCTCCGAGTCCACAGGCACGGCGAGCAAGTTGGAGAAATCCTCGAAATGTGACAAAGGTGCCCAAGCTATGGGCTCACAATCTTATTACCAGTTACCCTATGGCTCGTATGGGACCAGCCAATCAGACAGCAGCCCTGTTGTGGTTACCTTGGCAACAGGGGAACTGGACCTGGCCAGCTTCTGTGGCGGTCCCATGGGCAGATCAAAAATCGCTCGACCTGCTCCGTACAACTATCACCACCGTTACCACCACAACAGTGGGCGAAGAATCATCAGCGAGGCGGTGAAAGTCGGGGAGGAAGTTGGACTCGATACGTGGGGCTCCAAGGGAAGTTACTCAGGAAGCACAGAGTTTTCTGTGAACCACTACTCCACGTTGAAGACAGTGAGCAAGAACAGCCTCGGCGGCATCAAGAAGGTGAGAGAATGTGCTTTATCGTTGAAGGAAGAGGAGAGCTATTGTTTTTCCGAAGGAATGTTTTGCAGTGAAGAGATTGCGCGAAGTTTTTGCCTCGGTGGCTCCTACGATGGCCACCACAAGCGAGAGGGACAGCTCATGCACAACGTGAAGGTTAATGTAAGTTACGACAGCGCAGGGCTCGAGGTCCTGCACTGCAGCAAAGATGGAGGACTGTCTGGAAGTATTCCCCAAGAGACAATGATGGCTGCCGACGGCTACTTCCATCAATCTATGGCCGGCACAGAGCCATACCATAGCTTTATCGGCGAACTGGACCAGCAGTCGCAAGCTGTAGAGCCCCAGCACGGCCACTACCTCTATCCAGAATGCCTTGCGGACCAAAGTTACCAATGTCTGTCCAGAGGAGAGGGCGAGGGGACGCTGCTGGGCGCCCCCATCCACCGCCCGACCCAGAGGCTAAAGGACGATCCCTGCTCCATTAAGTCCACGCTGATGGTCAGCGGCGCTTCTTTAGATTTGAACACTGGGGAGAGGAAGCAGAAGAAGAGAGACCAAAACAAAACCGCTGCTCACAG GTACAGGCTGCGGAAAAGGGCAGAGTTGGATTCTCTGGAAGAGGAGCTTCATGGGCTAGAAGGGCAGAACAGGGAACTTCGCGACAAGGCGGAGTCGGTGGAGCGAGAGATTCAGTATGTGAAAGATTTACTCATCGAGGTCTACAAGGCTCGCAGTCAGCGGCTCAAACAAGATGGCAGTGCCTAA